A single region of the Syntrophotaleaceae bacterium genome encodes:
- a CDS encoding SurA N-terminal domain-containing protein: MLDFVRKKQKSLWIKIMFWIIIATFVGTGAMYLTKDEPGNVAAEVNGDEITFDEFRSAYENLRRFYQNVYRDGFDPEMERRLQLDRQVLEGLINQALLLQEADRLDIEVSKGQVVEAIAAIPAFMRDGRFDMEQYQTVLQYERISPQDFENSQRRQMLIEKMRERIEQEASVTADEVTAEYRQRNEMVNLAFVRLTPALFESKVNVTDEALQEYYQEHKEEFRIPEKVALRYVKFDPERYALDLEVTDQEIADYYRRHQAQFDMPEQAKVSHILFRVGADADEDLLQKKRQLAEKVLADIRSKDGSNFAELARKHSDDAGSAIEGGSLGYFTRGTMVPAFEDVAFSLQPGEISGIVETSFGLHILKGEGHIEAGIKPLAEVLPEVRKGLIEEKARETAIDKAMQAYSKYRESGDLEAVAKEHNLAVEKTGPFERGATVPGLGNAPEANAEAFRLEKGKLANAVILPQGIYLVALEERIESKVPELQDVRQAVEKSYRQDQSLPLARNTAEQMLAELKAGKDLQQLTEGKLLKVEETGFFPHSYGDFVPRIGNAPEMADEAFGLTEQKPLPEKIHAVSDQFFVVKLKEKRPADMSKLDEAARQDLEKVLLTRKKEKLLEDRLAALRKEADISIDPALNLNLESE; this comes from the coding sequence ATGCTGGATTTTGTCCGGAAAAAGCAAAAATCCCTTTGGATTAAGATAATGTTCTGGATCATCATTGCGACCTTCGTGGGAACGGGCGCGATGTATCTGACCAAAGACGAGCCGGGAAACGTGGCGGCGGAAGTCAATGGGGACGAAATCACTTTTGACGAATTTCGCAGCGCCTATGAAAACCTGCGCCGATTCTACCAGAACGTCTACCGCGACGGCTTCGATCCAGAGATGGAGCGGCGTCTTCAGCTGGACCGCCAGGTTCTCGAGGGTCTGATCAATCAGGCCCTGCTGCTGCAGGAAGCCGACCGGCTCGATATCGAGGTGTCGAAAGGTCAGGTTGTCGAGGCCATAGCCGCCATTCCCGCCTTCATGCGTGACGGCCGGTTCGATATGGAGCAGTACCAGACAGTGCTGCAGTATGAACGAATCAGCCCGCAGGATTTTGAGAACAGTCAGCGGCGCCAGATGCTGATCGAAAAGATGCGGGAAAGGATCGAACAGGAAGCTTCGGTGACCGCGGATGAGGTCACCGCGGAATACCGTCAGCGCAACGAGATGGTCAATCTGGCCTTCGTCCGCCTGACCCCTGCCCTTTTCGAAAGCAAGGTGAACGTCACCGACGAGGCATTGCAAGAATACTACCAAGAACATAAGGAAGAATTCCGAATCCCGGAAAAAGTGGCACTCCGGTATGTCAAGTTCGACCCTGAGCGCTACGCTCTCGATCTCGAGGTGACGGATCAGGAAATCGCGGACTATTACCGGCGGCACCAGGCGCAGTTCGACATGCCGGAACAGGCCAAGGTCAGCCACATCCTGTTCCGGGTCGGCGCCGATGCCGATGAAGATCTCCTGCAGAAGAAACGGCAGCTGGCTGAAAAAGTCCTGGCCGACATCCGGTCCAAGGACGGGTCGAACTTCGCCGAGTTGGCCCGCAAGCATTCGGACGATGCCGGCAGTGCGATAGAAGGGGGCAGTCTCGGCTATTTCACCCGCGGTACCATGGTGCCGGCCTTCGAGGATGTCGCTTTTTCCCTGCAGCCAGGTGAGATCAGCGGTATTGTCGAAACCTCCTTCGGCCTGCACATTCTTAAAGGGGAGGGTCACATCGAGGCGGGCATCAAACCGCTGGCCGAGGTTCTTCCCGAGGTGAGGAAGGGCCTGATCGAGGAAAAAGCCCGCGAAACGGCGATCGACAAGGCGATGCAGGCCTACAGCAAATATCGGGAGAGCGGCGACCTCGAGGCCGTTGCCAAGGAACACAATCTGGCAGTCGAGAAAACGGGTCCTTTCGAGCGGGGCGCAACGGTCCCGGGACTTGGCAACGCTCCCGAAGCCAATGCAGAGGCTTTCCGTCTGGAAAAAGGCAAACTGGCCAACGCCGTGATCCTGCCCCAGGGCATTTACCTGGTGGCCCTCGAGGAGAGGATCGAAAGCAAAGTTCCGGAGTTGCAGGACGTCCGGCAGGCGGTGGAAAAGTCCTATCGGCAGGATCAGAGCCTGCCCCTGGCCCGGAATACCGCCGAACAAATGCTGGCTGAGCTCAAGGCCGGCAAAGACCTGCAGCAGCTCACCGAAGGCAAACTGCTCAAAGTCGAGGAAACCGGTTTTTTTCCCCATTCCTACGGCGATTTCGTTCCCCGGATCGGCAATGCGCCGGAAATGGCAGACGAGGCATTCGGACTGACGGAGCAAAAACCGCTTCCCGAAAAAATTCATGCCGTTTCCGATCAGTTTTTTGTGGTAAAGCTGAAGGAGAAGCGTCCGGCCGACATGAGCAAGCTTGACGAAGCCGCCCGCCAGGACCTGGAGAAGGTTCTGCTGACCCGGAAAAAAGAGAAACTGCTGGAAGACCGTCTGGCTGCCCTGCGCAAGGAAGCCGATATCAGTATCGATCCGGCTCTGAATCTCAATCTTGAAAGTGAATAA
- the mrdA gene encoding penicillin-binding protein 2: protein MALNIGRSAATDLKKRFVVSSLLALGIFLLLLLRLWYLQVINHEEYRVLSEKNRTRFIPITAPRGPIYDRNGVVLVDNRPAFDIAVLRQEVEDPESLLSSLTAYLDVDLESLRKRWAAGNRFPAYRPVPLADDVSRETLEKVLEHSFELPGVLTEIRPLRSYPHGDQAAHILGYLGEITEEELDSGKFQDYRPGHFVGKSGLEKQLEKYLKGTDGERRVEVDVQGKKLRILKTLEPSPGQRVLLTIRQDLQQAAEEAFGEEAGAAVVMDVRTGEVLAMASRPSFDPALFARGITGQEWIDLLQNPRNPLTNKAIKGQYPPGSVFKIVSALAALESGAADPSTKVLCGGQVAVGNRTFRCWKKGGHGTVDLKKALKESCDVWFYQAGQKAGIEAIAAMSRNLGLGHELKFDLEGEQDGLIPDRQWKKQRFGQPWYNGETVIAAIGQGYILVTPMQMAAMMSAIANGGTVWRPHLVKRIQDVHGNIQFETKPERLHSVELNPAHLKAVREGLAAVVNEQGGTAWLARLQEMPYAGKTGTAQVVKQKERTRKGEEHLIPYQFRDHALFAAYAPLDRPEVAIAVIVEHGSHGSSAAAPIAQAILARYFNLEIEKKPVPAPPVPQKPAPSAAESGPETSAPASSGEPEDVLPAEPSAAAETPTADSLSGD from the coding sequence ATGGCCCTGAATATAGGCAGGTCGGCCGCTACCGACCTGAAAAAACGTTTTGTCGTCTCCTCCCTGCTGGCGCTGGGCATATTCCTTCTTCTGCTGCTGCGACTCTGGTATCTGCAGGTGATCAATCATGAGGAATACCGGGTGCTTTCGGAAAAAAACCGGACGAGATTTATCCCTATCACCGCCCCCAGGGGTCCGATTTATGACCGGAACGGTGTGGTGCTGGTGGACAACCGGCCCGCTTTCGATATTGCCGTGCTGCGTCAGGAAGTCGAGGATCCGGAAAGTCTACTTTCCAGCCTGACCGCATACCTGGATGTGGATCTGGAGAGCCTGCGCAAACGATGGGCTGCCGGAAACCGTTTTCCGGCATACCGACCCGTACCGCTGGCCGACGACGTGAGCCGCGAAACCCTCGAGAAGGTCCTGGAACACAGCTTCGAACTACCCGGCGTTTTAACCGAAATCCGGCCACTGCGATCCTATCCTCACGGCGACCAGGCGGCCCACATTCTGGGATACCTGGGGGAAATCACCGAAGAAGAACTTGATTCAGGGAAATTCCAGGACTACCGGCCGGGACATTTCGTCGGCAAAAGCGGTCTGGAAAAACAGCTGGAGAAATATCTCAAGGGCACGGACGGTGAAAGGCGGGTCGAAGTCGATGTCCAGGGGAAAAAACTGCGCATTCTGAAGACCCTGGAACCTTCGCCCGGCCAGCGGGTTCTGCTGACAATTCGTCAGGACCTGCAGCAGGCGGCGGAAGAAGCCTTCGGCGAAGAGGCAGGGGCAGCTGTGGTTATGGACGTCAGAACCGGGGAGGTGCTGGCCATGGCCAGCCGGCCTTCCTTCGATCCGGCTCTTTTCGCCAGGGGAATTACCGGACAGGAATGGATCGATCTGCTCCAGAATCCGCGCAATCCATTGACCAACAAAGCGATCAAGGGACAGTATCCTCCAGGTTCCGTGTTCAAGATCGTCTCCGCGCTGGCGGCTCTCGAATCAGGCGCCGCCGACCCGTCCACCAAAGTGCTTTGCGGCGGTCAGGTTGCCGTCGGCAACAGAACCTTCCGCTGCTGGAAAAAAGGGGGACACGGTACGGTCGACCTGAAAAAAGCCCTCAAGGAGAGCTGCGATGTCTGGTTCTATCAGGCCGGGCAGAAAGCCGGCATCGAGGCCATTGCCGCAATGTCCAGAAATCTCGGTCTTGGGCACGAACTGAAATTCGATCTGGAGGGGGAACAGGACGGCCTGATACCCGATCGACAATGGAAAAAGCAGCGTTTCGGACAACCCTGGTATAACGGGGAAACGGTCATCGCCGCCATCGGCCAAGGCTATATCCTGGTGACCCCGATGCAGATGGCGGCCATGATGAGCGCCATCGCCAATGGCGGAACGGTCTGGCGCCCCCACCTCGTCAAACGGATCCAGGATGTTCACGGCAATATCCAGTTCGAAACCAAACCGGAAAGACTGCATTCCGTCGAGCTGAATCCCGCTCATCTGAAGGCGGTGCGGGAGGGCCTCGCTGCAGTGGTCAACGAACAGGGGGGGACGGCCTGGCTGGCTCGCCTCCAGGAAATGCCCTATGCCGGAAAAACCGGGACGGCCCAGGTCGTCAAGCAGAAAGAGCGGACCCGAAAGGGAGAGGAGCATCTGATACCCTACCAGTTTCGCGATCATGCCCTCTTTGCCGCCTATGCCCCTCTTGACCGGCCGGAGGTCGCAATAGCGGTGATCGTTGAGCACGGCAGTCACGGCAGCAGCGCCGCCGCTCCCATCGCCCAGGCAATCCTGGCCCGGTATTTCAATCTGGAAATAGAGAAAAAGCCGGTTCCTGCTCCGCCCGTTCCGCAAAAACCTGCTCCCTCCGCCGCGGAATCAGGACCGGAAACGTCCGCCCCTGCCTCCTCCGGCGAACCAGAAGACGTTCTTCCGGCCGAACCTTCGGCCGCCGCGGAAACCCCGACAGCAGATAGCTTGAGTGGAGACTGA
- the rodA gene encoding rod shape-determining protein RodA, with protein MFDRRLLTHFDWPLLLMVLLTALVGIANMYSATSSWSSAATPVYVKQLYWLAGGLMLAGIVAAIDYRHLEQLGYVFYFLNLLLLALVLVVGKTSMGATRWLDLGFFNLQPSEIMKIVIILTLACYFSRQDYLLGYRMKDLLLPFACMSIPALLIMKQPDLGTAMIVLFIGLCMVLFAGIRPGTLAALIILSTGAAVAGWFKLHEYQKERIMTFLDPERDPLGSGYHIIQSKIAVGSGGLFGKGYMEGTQSQLSFLPERHTDFAFSVFAEEWGLTGSLVLLSLYLFIVIWGVYVARNAADPFGMFLAFGVSTMLFWHIVINLGMVIGLLPVVGVPLPLFSYGGTSMITTMIGVGLILNVSMRRFTF; from the coding sequence ATGTTCGATCGAAGACTTCTGACCCATTTTGACTGGCCCCTGCTGCTGATGGTCCTGCTGACGGCCCTGGTCGGCATCGCCAACATGTACAGCGCAACCTCTTCCTGGTCCTCCGCGGCCACGCCGGTGTATGTCAAGCAGCTTTACTGGCTGGCGGGCGGCCTGATGCTCGCCGGAATCGTTGCGGCCATCGACTACAGGCATCTGGAGCAGCTGGGCTACGTCTTCTACTTTTTGAACCTGCTGCTGCTGGCGCTGGTCCTGGTGGTCGGCAAAACGTCGATGGGCGCCACCCGCTGGCTCGACTTGGGCTTTTTCAACCTGCAGCCCAGCGAAATCATGAAAATCGTCATCATCCTGACCCTCGCCTGTTATTTCAGCAGACAGGACTACCTGCTCGGTTACCGGATGAAAGACCTGCTTCTGCCGTTTGCTTGCATGAGCATTCCGGCCTTGCTGATCATGAAACAACCCGACCTGGGCACGGCCATGATCGTTCTGTTTATCGGGCTGTGCATGGTTCTGTTCGCCGGCATCCGCCCCGGGACGCTGGCGGCACTGATCATCCTTTCGACGGGAGCGGCCGTCGCCGGGTGGTTCAAGCTCCATGAATACCAGAAAGAGCGCATCATGACCTTTCTCGATCCCGAACGGGATCCGCTCGGATCCGGTTATCACATCATCCAGTCGAAAATCGCAGTCGGCAGCGGCGGCCTGTTCGGAAAAGGCTATATGGAAGGAACTCAGTCGCAGCTCTCCTTTCTGCCGGAAAGGCATACCGATTTCGCCTTCTCCGTTTTCGCCGAGGAATGGGGTCTCACAGGCAGCCTGGTCCTGTTGTCCCTCTACCTGTTTATCGTCATATGGGGGGTCTACGTGGCACGCAATGCGGCCGACCCTTTCGGTATGTTCCTGGCATTCGGCGTTTCAACCATGCTGTTCTGGCATATTGTCATCAATCTCGGCATGGTGATCGGCCTGCTGCCCGTGGTGGGAGTGCCTCTGCCGCTTTTTTCCTATGGCGGAACCAGCATGATCACCACCATGATAGGCGTGGGACTGATTCTCAACGTCAGTATGCGGCGGTTCACTTTCTAA
- a CDS encoding phosphoribosylaminoimidazolesuccinocarboxamide synthase: protein MTSIVLQTDFPDLKLVNRGKVRDLYDLGEHLLIVTSDRISAFDVIMNEGIPNKGYVLTQISKFWFERMTDLVPHHLVATEVGDFPAATHKYRQQLEGRSMLVKKARPLPIECIVRGYITGSGWKEYLRQGSVCDIPLPSGLQESAPLPQPIFTPSTKAEQGAHDENISFERAAELCGKDLAEKVRDLTLAIYTRARDEMAAKGIIVADTKFEFGLYDDQLIWIDEALTPDSSRFWPQDGYRPGGSQPSFDKQFLRDYLETLDWNKQAPAPPLPEEIVRKTSEKYMEALKRITG from the coding sequence ATGACTTCTATCGTTTTGCAGACCGATTTCCCCGATCTGAAACTGGTGAACCGCGGCAAGGTCCGCGATCTCTACGATCTCGGCGAACACCTGCTGATCGTAACCAGTGACCGCATTTCGGCCTTTGACGTCATCATGAATGAAGGCATCCCCAACAAAGGCTATGTTTTGACCCAGATTTCAAAATTCTGGTTCGAGCGCATGACCGACCTGGTACCCCACCACCTGGTGGCGACCGAGGTCGGGGATTTCCCCGCGGCCACTCACAAATATCGTCAGCAACTGGAGGGGCGCAGCATGCTGGTGAAAAAGGCCCGACCCCTGCCGATCGAATGCATCGTTAGAGGTTACATCACCGGTTCCGGCTGGAAGGAATATCTCCGGCAGGGCAGTGTCTGCGACATCCCCCTGCCTTCGGGCCTTCAGGAAAGCGCTCCGCTGCCCCAGCCGATCTTCACCCCCTCCACCAAGGCCGAGCAGGGCGCCCATGACGAAAACATCTCATTCGAGCGGGCGGCCGAGCTCTGTGGGAAAGATCTGGCCGAAAAGGTAAGGGACCTGACCCTGGCCATCTACACCCGCGCAAGGGATGAAATGGCGGCCAAGGGGATCATCGTCGCCGACACCAAGTTCGAATTCGGCCTCTACGACGATCAGCTGATCTGGATCGATGAGGCTTTGACCCCGGACTCCTCCCGTTTCTGGCCCCAGGACGGCTACCGCCCGGGCGGCTCCCAGCCGAGCTTCGACAAACAGTTCCTGCGCGACTACCTCGAAACCCTCGACTGGAACAAACAGGCCCCGGCTCCGCCCCTGCCCGAGGAGATCGTGCGCAAGACCTCGGAAAAATACATGGAAGCCTTGAAGCGGATTACCGGATAA
- the mreD gene encoding rod shape-determining protein MreD yields the protein MKSLPGYLILGLGLLFLQSAVLPHLLPFHLKPGFLLVLAIYLSFHETRIRAGITCYLLGLMQDTFAGEFLGLYGLVFLIISLVVKSVAGRLNTESPLLLLFMVACGTLLEGVLLIFSLGFFTDAGQSWRLIVGDQLLQVLLNLVAAGLILKFFSMLPRRGKNHLFFLRPFPPLT from the coding sequence ATGAAAAGTCTGCCCGGCTACCTGATTCTCGGCCTTGGTCTTCTGTTCCTGCAATCCGCGGTTCTGCCCCACCTGCTCCCATTCCACCTGAAACCCGGGTTTCTGCTGGTTCTGGCCATCTATCTCAGTTTCCACGAAACCCGTATCAGAGCCGGCATCACCTGTTATCTTCTCGGCTTGATGCAGGACACGTTTGCCGGGGAATTTCTGGGCTTGTACGGGTTGGTGTTCCTGATCATCTCCCTTGTGGTCAAAAGCGTCGCCGGACGGCTCAACACCGAGAGTCCTCTGCTGCTCCTTTTCATGGTCGCCTGCGGCACTCTTCTTGAGGGTGTCCTGTTGATCTTCAGTCTCGGGTTTTTTACCGATGCCGGGCAGTCCTGGCGCCTGATCGTCGGCGACCAGCTGTTGCAGGTCTTGCTGAACCTGGTGGCAGCCGGCCTGATTCTCAAATTTTTCTCCATGTTGCCGAGGAGGGGGAAAAATCACCTTTTTTTCCTCCGCCCCTTTCCGCCACTGACATAA
- a CDS encoding rod shape-determining protein, with translation MLNLFDVIFGMFSNDLAIDLGTANTLVYLRGKGIVVSEPSVVAVQKDSMGQKKVLAVGMEAKKMLGRTPGSIIAIRPMKDGVIADFDITEEMLRYFIQKVHNRKTLVRPRIVICVPSGITQVEKRAVKESAESAGAREVYLIEEPMAAAIGAGLPITEASGNMIVDIGGGTTEVAVISLAGVVYAKSVRVGGDKLDEAIVQHLKRKYNLLIGERTAEQIKIEIGSAHPDSEVRRMEVKGRDLVSGIPKTLEIDSTEIREALSETVNAIVEAVRIALERTPPELAADIVDKGIVLAGGGAYLRNLDVLLREETGLPVVIAEDPLSCVVLGSGKVLDELDLLKRVTVSS, from the coding sequence ATGCTCAATCTTTTCGATGTCATTTTCGGCATGTTCTCCAACGACCTGGCCATCGACCTTGGCACGGCGAACACTCTGGTCTACCTCCGAGGCAAGGGGATCGTGGTCAGCGAACCCTCCGTGGTCGCCGTCCAGAAAGACAGCATGGGCCAGAAAAAGGTCCTGGCCGTCGGCATGGAGGCAAAAAAAATGCTTGGCCGCACCCCGGGCAGCATCATCGCCATCCGGCCCATGAAGGACGGCGTCATCGCTGATTTCGACATCACCGAGGAGATGCTGCGCTATTTTATTCAGAAGGTGCACAATCGCAAGACGCTGGTGCGTCCCCGCATCGTCATCTGCGTCCCCTCGGGCATCACCCAGGTGGAGAAGCGTGCGGTGAAGGAATCGGCTGAATCGGCCGGAGCCCGGGAAGTCTACCTGATCGAGGAGCCGATGGCGGCAGCCATCGGGGCCGGCCTGCCGATTACCGAAGCCTCCGGCAACATGATCGTCGACATCGGCGGCGGCACCACCGAGGTCGCCGTCATCTCCCTGGCCGGCGTTGTCTATGCCAAAAGCGTGCGGGTCGGCGGCGACAAGCTCGATGAAGCCATTGTCCAGCACCTGAAGCGGAAATACAACCTGCTGATCGGAGAACGGACGGCGGAACAGATCAAGATCGAGATCGGCAGCGCCCACCCGGATTCGGAAGTGCGCAGGATGGAAGTCAAGGGTCGCGACCTGGTGTCCGGCATTCCCAAAACCCTGGAAATCGATTCGACCGAAATCCGCGAAGCCCTTTCCGAGACAGTCAACGCCATCGTCGAAGCGGTTCGCATCGCGCTGGAAAGAACACCCCCCGAACTGGCCGCCGACATTGTCGACAAGGGGATCGTCCTGGCCGGAGGCGGCGCCTATCTGCGCAATCTGGACGTCCTTCTGCGGGAGGAAACCGGTCTGCCGGTTGTCATTGCGGAGGACCCCCTGTCCTGCGTCGTCCTCGGCTCCGGCAAGGTCCTCGATGAACTCGATCTGCTGAAAAGGGTCACGGTCTCCTCCTGA
- the mreC gene encoding rod shape-determining protein MreC, whose protein sequence is MPILDLLRKYRTHLVVAVLILAALVLYSSNLRQRSQTTLFERTLLQLTAPLMKGYDTLAQGMDRIWSRYLWLVETEQENIRLRQENMQLKGALAGLEEVRLSNERLRKLLDFREETGLAAVPAQIIAVDASSWFRTVIISKGTQDGLAEGQPVVVAEGVVGRIIKSSSQQSRVMLITDASSAVASLVQRSRTRAICRGDGTGLVLEFAQRQDDVEIGDQVITSGTGGIFPKGLVLGRATAVSRGNYGLFQTVEVTPAVDFSRLEEVLVLTREEL, encoded by the coding sequence ATGCCCATACTGGATCTGCTTCGCAAATATCGCACCCATCTTGTGGTTGCCGTCCTGATTCTGGCAGCCCTGGTGCTCTATTCGTCCAATTTGCGCCAACGGAGCCAGACCACTCTTTTCGAGCGCACTTTGTTGCAGTTGACCGCGCCTCTAATGAAGGGTTACGACACTCTAGCCCAGGGCATGGACCGCATCTGGAGCCGATATCTCTGGCTGGTTGAAACGGAACAGGAGAACATCCGGCTCCGGCAGGAAAACATGCAGCTGAAAGGCGCTCTTGCCGGATTGGAGGAGGTTCGCCTGAGCAACGAGAGGCTGCGCAAACTGCTTGACTTTCGGGAGGAGACCGGCCTGGCAGCGGTTCCCGCGCAGATTATAGCGGTCGATGCCAGCAGCTGGTTTCGAACCGTCATCATCAGCAAGGGAACCCAGGACGGTCTGGCTGAAGGTCAGCCGGTGGTCGTTGCCGAAGGGGTCGTTGGCCGCATCATCAAAAGCTCCTCTCAACAGTCCCGGGTGATGCTGATCACCGACGCCTCTTCCGCCGTCGCCTCCCTGGTCCAGCGCAGCCGCACCAGGGCCATCTGTCGGGGCGACGGGACCGGACTTGTGCTGGAATTCGCCCAGCGGCAGGACGATGTCGAAATCGGCGATCAGGTGATTACAAGCGGTACCGGAGGGATTTTTCCCAAGGGCCTGGTGCTCGGCCGGGCGACTGCGGTCAGCCGCGGCAACTATGGGCTTTTTCAGACCGTCGAGGTCACCCCGGCGGTCGACTTTTCCCGCCTTGAGGAGGTACTGGTTCTGACCAGGGAGGAATTATGA